In the Vibrio gigantis genome, one interval contains:
- the torE gene encoding trimethylamine N-oxide reductase system protein TorE yields MSDVNKIETGEKRSLEWKSFLFIAVVLFPILSVAFVGGYGFLVWALQVFVFGPPGAHGGM; encoded by the coding sequence ATGAGTGATGTTAATAAAATTGAAACTGGCGAAAAACGCTCGTTGGAGTGGAAATCTTTCCTCTTCATCGCGGTGGTTCTCTTTCCAATATTAAGTGTGGCTTTTGTAGGCGGTTACGGCTTCCTAGTTTGGGCACTACAAGTGTTTGTATTCGGACCTCCTGGTGCTCACGGCGGCATGTAA
- the torC gene encoding pentaheme c-type cytochrome TorC, with the protein MKSFLVKLWRTMTRPAVHISLGVLTMGGFIAGVIFWGGFNTALEHTNTEEFCISCHTMRDNVYVELQETVHWKNTSGVRATCPDCHVPHEWTAKIARKMQASKEVFAQVFGDLDTPEKFEARRIELAKHEWDRFSSNKSLECKNCHNYDSMDFENMRPTARIQMKNAAERDQSCVDCHKGIAHNLPLDMESASGIVGELENVASSTSYASGNDVISIRHLPMYTDETATVEAGLLSPASKVAVIDEKGDMIKIQIDGWRKAKGFGRVIQEDFGMNISTAILTKEVSQSDVITVGEKKEDELTGLPWEEVNLALWMKKESMVDNFDPIWNAAGQAYQSNCSTCHSQPDEAHFSANGWVGMLDGMIAFVNFDTDTEALVLKYLQKHSSDFSEGHH; encoded by the coding sequence ATGAAATCATTTTTAGTTAAATTATGGCGCACAATGACTCGCCCTGCGGTACACATCAGTCTTGGTGTACTAACTATGGGTGGCTTTATCGCCGGTGTTATTTTCTGGGGTGGTTTTAACACTGCTTTAGAACACACTAACACAGAAGAATTCTGTATCAGCTGTCACACCATGCGTGACAACGTATACGTAGAACTACAAGAGACTGTTCACTGGAAAAACACTTCTGGTGTACGTGCTACTTGTCCTGACTGTCACGTTCCACATGAATGGACAGCAAAAATCGCTCGTAAGATGCAAGCATCTAAAGAAGTATTCGCACAAGTATTTGGTGACCTAGATACACCTGAGAAATTCGAAGCTCGTCGTATTGAACTGGCTAAACACGAATGGGACCGTTTTTCTTCGAACAAATCTCTAGAGTGTAAAAACTGCCATAACTACGATTCAATGGATTTCGAAAACATGCGCCCAACAGCGCGTATCCAGATGAAGAACGCGGCAGAGCGTGATCAAAGCTGTGTTGACTGTCACAAAGGTATTGCTCACAACCTTCCATTAGATATGGAATCGGCAAGCGGCATTGTTGGCGAGCTAGAAAATGTTGCAAGTAGCACATCTTATGCTTCAGGTAATGATGTTATTTCAATCCGTCACCTTCCAATGTACACGGATGAAACAGCAACAGTTGAAGCAGGTCTACTAAGCCCTGCAAGTAAAGTTGCAGTTATCGATGAAAAAGGCGACATGATCAAGATTCAAATCGACGGTTGGCGTAAAGCGAAAGGCTTCGGACGTGTAATCCAAGAAGACTTCGGTATGAACATCTCGACTGCAATCTTGACGAAAGAAGTATCTCAAAGTGACGTAATCACTGTTGGTGAGAAGAAAGAAGATGAGCTAACAGGTCTTCCATGGGAAGAAGTTAACCTAGCACTTTGGATGAAGAAAGAGTCTATGGTTGATAACTTCGATCCAATCTGGAACGCAGCTGGTCAAGCGTACCAATCTAACTGTTCAACGTGTCACTCACAGCCAGATGAAGCTCACTTCAGCGCTAACGGTTGGGTAGGCATGCTAGATGGTATGATTGCATTCGTAAACTTCGATACAGATACAGAAGCACTGGTTCTTAAGTATCTACAGAAGCACTCATCAGATTTTTCTGAAGGCCATCACTAA
- the torA gene encoding trimethylamine-N-oxide reductase TorA encodes MAITRRSFLKGVATTSAASVIGPSLLASASASAAETDGAWKVSGSHWGAFRARVYAGKVQEIKPLEIDQHPTEMLKGIKGIIYSPSRVRYPMVRLDWLKKHKYSADTRGNNRFIRVTWDEALDLVYRELERVQKDYGPWALHTGQTGWRQTGQFHSCTNHMQRAMALHGYSVKKIGDYSTGAGQTIMPYVLGSTEVYAQGTSWELILENSDNIVLWGNDPVKNLQVGWTCETHESFAYLEQLKEKVAKKEINVVSVDPVKNKTGRYLENEQMYINPQTDVAFMLGVAHVLYNEGLYDKKFIETYCLGFEDFIKYVQGETKDKVEKTPEWASAICGASADSIRDFAKMLVNGRTQILVGWSIQRQEHGEQPYWMCAVIAAMVGQIGLPGGGISYGHHYSGIGVSSTGFAAPGSFPLNIDQGQSPKYTNTDYNGYSRVIPVARWVDSLLEPGKKIKANGSTVTLPDIKMMVFSGNNPWHHHQDRNKMRKAFKSLQTVVAVDFAWTATCRHSDIVLPACTQWERNDIDGYGAYSGRGLIAMHKLVDPLFQSKTDFEIMSSLTKRWGRYDDYTRGMDEMQWVKSLYDECRAANEGSFEMPEFAEFWEKGFLDFGKGKPWTRHASFREDPEINALGTPSGFIEITSRTVGNMGYEHCQEHPMWFEKSERSHGGPGSDKHPYWLQSCHPDKRLHSQMCESEEWRATYAVQGREPIYINPVDAKKKGIKDGDVVRVFNDRGQLLAGAVLMDSYAPGVVRIEEGAWYGPINEKVGALDTYGDPNTLTQDIGTSELAQATSANTCLVDFEKFQGKLPPVTSFGGPIEVS; translated from the coding sequence ATGGCAATTACAAGAAGAAGTTTTCTGAAAGGTGTCGCGACTACAAGTGCGGCATCGGTTATCGGTCCAAGCTTATTGGCGTCGGCTTCAGCATCTGCTGCAGAAACAGACGGCGCGTGGAAAGTCTCTGGTTCTCACTGGGGTGCATTCCGAGCTCGTGTTTACGCGGGTAAAGTACAAGAAATTAAACCTCTTGAAATCGATCAGCACCCAACAGAGATGCTGAAAGGTATTAAAGGTATTATCTACAGCCCATCACGTGTGCGTTACCCAATGGTTCGCCTAGATTGGTTGAAGAAGCATAAATACAGCGCAGACACGCGTGGTAACAACCGCTTTATTCGTGTGACTTGGGATGAAGCACTTGACCTTGTTTACCGCGAGCTAGAGCGCGTACAGAAAGATTACGGTCCATGGGCACTTCACACAGGTCAAACTGGTTGGAGACAAACAGGTCAGTTCCATAGCTGTACGAACCACATGCAACGTGCAATGGCACTTCATGGTTACTCTGTGAAGAAAATCGGTGACTACTCAACAGGTGCTGGTCAAACGATCATGCCTTACGTGCTAGGTTCTACTGAAGTTTACGCACAAGGTACATCTTGGGAACTGATCCTAGAAAACAGTGACAACATTGTTCTTTGGGGTAACGATCCTGTTAAAAACCTTCAAGTAGGTTGGACGTGTGAGACTCACGAGTCGTTTGCATACCTAGAACAGCTGAAAGAAAAAGTTGCTAAGAAAGAGATCAACGTTGTTTCTGTTGACCCTGTTAAGAATAAAACAGGTCGTTACCTAGAAAATGAGCAAATGTACATCAACCCACAAACTGATGTGGCGTTCATGCTTGGTGTTGCTCACGTTCTTTACAATGAAGGTCTGTACGACAAGAAGTTCATCGAAACTTACTGTCTAGGTTTTGAAGACTTCATCAAGTACGTTCAAGGTGAAACGAAAGACAAAGTTGAGAAGACTCCTGAATGGGCCTCTGCTATTTGTGGTGCAAGCGCGGACTCTATCCGTGACTTCGCTAAGATGCTAGTCAACGGTCGTACACAAATTCTTGTGGGTTGGAGTATCCAACGTCAAGAGCACGGTGAACAGCCTTACTGGATGTGTGCAGTTATCGCAGCAATGGTTGGCCAAATTGGTCTACCTGGCGGTGGTATCTCTTACGGTCACCACTACTCAGGTATCGGTGTATCTTCAACTGGCTTCGCTGCTCCGGGTTCATTCCCGCTGAACATCGACCAAGGTCAATCACCTAAGTACACCAACACAGACTACAACGGTTACAGCCGCGTAATTCCTGTTGCTCGTTGGGTTGATAGCTTGCTAGAACCTGGTAAGAAGATCAAAGCTAACGGTTCAACGGTTACCCTACCTGACATCAAGATGATGGTATTCAGTGGTAACAACCCGTGGCACCACCACCAAGATCGCAACAAGATGCGTAAAGCATTCAAGAGCCTACAAACTGTAGTGGCTGTTGATTTCGCTTGGACTGCAACTTGTCGTCACTCTGACATCGTGCTACCAGCATGTACTCAGTGGGAACGTAACGATATCGATGGTTACGGCGCATACTCTGGCCGTGGTTTGATCGCGATGCACAAACTAGTGGATCCTCTGTTCCAGTCTAAGACTGACTTTGAGATCATGTCTAGCCTAACCAAGCGTTGGGGTCGTTACGACGATTACACGCGTGGTATGGACGAAATGCAGTGGGTTAAATCTCTGTACGACGAATGTCGCGCAGCAAACGAAGGCAGCTTCGAAATGCCTGAGTTTGCTGAGTTCTGGGAAAAAGGTTTCCTAGACTTCGGTAAAGGTAAGCCATGGACTCGTCACGCTTCATTCCGTGAAGATCCAGAGATCAACGCACTAGGTACACCTTCTGGTTTCATCGAAATCACAAGCCGTACTGTTGGCAACATGGGCTACGAGCACTGTCAAGAACACCCAATGTGGTTCGAGAAATCTGAACGTTCACACGGTGGTCCAGGCTCTGATAAACACCCGTACTGGCTACAATCTTGTCACCCAGACAAGCGTCTTCACTCTCAGATGTGTGAATCTGAAGAGTGGCGTGCGACTTACGCGGTGCAAGGTCGTGAGCCAATCTACATCAACCCAGTTGATGCTAAGAAGAAAGGCATTAAAGACGGTGACGTAGTACGTGTGTTCAACGACCGTGGTCAACTACTAGCAGGTGCTGTTCTAATGGATAGCTACGCTCCTGGTGTTGTACGTATCGAAGAAGGTGCTTGGTACGGTCCGATCAACGAGAAAGTGGGCGCGCTAGATACATACGGCGATCCAAACACATTGACTCAAGACATCGGTACTTCTGAGCTAGCTCAAGCGACGTCAGCAAACACATGTTTGGTAGACTTCGAGAAGTTCCAAGGCAAACTGCCTCCAGTAACTTCATTCGGCGGTCCAATCGAAGTATCTTAA
- a CDS encoding DUF2750 domain-containing protein yields MTTQLDDKKIAEINKYTGEQRLKYCVKEIVANREVWILTDEHGCVMLNTEDEDCVPVWPNQEFAESWATGDWSECKAESISLNKWHSRWTNGLEDDELAIVVFPNEQEEGVILFPDEFDFELKKQAAKR; encoded by the coding sequence ATGACTACACAGCTAGACGATAAAAAAATCGCTGAAATCAACAAGTATACGGGCGAGCAACGCCTGAAATACTGTGTGAAAGAAATCGTAGCAAACCGTGAAGTATGGATCTTAACCGATGAACACGGTTGTGTAATGCTAAACACAGAAGACGAAGATTGTGTTCCAGTATGGCCAAATCAAGAGTTCGCGGAGTCGTGGGCAACGGGTGATTGGTCTGAGTGTAAAGCTGAGTCTATCTCATTAAACAAATGGCACAGTCGCTGGACTAACGGTCTAGAAGACGACGAGCTTGCTATCGTTGTATTCCCGAACGAGCAAGAAGAAGGCGTTATCTTGTTCCCGGATGAGTTCGATTTCGAATTGAAAAAGCAGGCTGCTAAGCGCTAG
- the focA gene encoding formate transporter FocA, with translation MNLNQFDSLLPPQMAERAADIGVGKATKDPIKSFLLAISAGIHIGIAFVFYTIVTTGAGDLPWGITRLLGGLAFSLGLILVVVTGGELFTSSVLTLVARASGKITWRTLVKNWATVYVGNLIGALLLVACMLLTKQYMFDHGQVGLNAMAISQHKMHHDFIQAIALGIMCNVLVCIAVWMTFSGRTLTDKIAVMILPVAMFVSAGFEHCIANMFQVPLAIGIKTFAPAEFWAMTGANPADYVDLNMMDFLMNNLLPVTIGNIIGGGIFVGMWYWLIYLRD, from the coding sequence ATGAATCTAAACCAATTTGACTCATTATTACCGCCACAAATGGCTGAGCGCGCTGCAGATATTGGCGTAGGTAAAGCAACCAAAGATCCAATCAAATCCTTTCTCCTAGCGATTTCAGCTGGTATACATATCGGCATTGCGTTCGTGTTCTACACTATCGTAACGACTGGTGCTGGTGATTTACCTTGGGGTATTACTCGCCTATTAGGTGGTCTTGCATTTAGCTTAGGCTTAATCCTCGTTGTTGTTACCGGTGGTGAACTATTTACTAGTTCGGTGCTGACTCTGGTTGCTCGCGCAAGTGGCAAGATTACTTGGCGCACGCTTGTTAAGAACTGGGCGACAGTTTATGTAGGTAACTTGATTGGCGCGTTGCTGCTGGTGGCTTGTATGTTGCTGACCAAACAGTACATGTTCGACCATGGACAAGTAGGTTTGAATGCAATGGCGATCTCCCAACATAAGATGCACCACGATTTTATCCAAGCTATCGCACTTGGCATCATGTGTAATGTATTGGTTTGTATCGCGGTATGGATGACGTTTAGTGGACGTACACTGACTGACAAAATTGCGGTAATGATTCTACCTGTTGCGATGTTCGTCTCGGCTGGTTTTGAGCACTGTATTGCGAATATGTTCCAAGTACCTTTAGCTATCGGCATCAAAACATTTGCTCCAGCTGAATTTTGGGCAATGACAGGCGCTAACCCAGCGGACTATGTTGATCTGAATATGATGGACTTTTTGATGAACAACTTGCTGCCCGTTACTATCGGTAACATCATTGGTGGTGGTATTTTTGTTGGCATGTGGTATTGGTTGATTTATCTACGTGATTAA
- a CDS encoding manganese-dependent inorganic pyrophosphatase — protein sequence MILVVGHKNPDSDSICSALVATELLKARGEEATPIRQGEINRETQHILEVAGAEMPELRTSVAGEKIWLVDYSDLAQAPDDVTDAEIVGIVDHHRLGDVMTVNPMEAWIWPVGCTNTVLFNMFKIEGHAISQQIAKLMMSAILSDTVGFASPTCTQKDKDAVAELAEIAGVTDVDAFIKALLIAKTNIEGLSAAQLVEKDLKGYPFNGRDVVVGQVELATLEQVDGMIEALEADLEERCEKDGLAFAAVMLTDITTAQTRLLYKGEWAEKLVKHEKDGVLMMENTLSRKKQGWPWLQGELV from the coding sequence ATGATTTTAGTTGTTGGTCACAAAAACCCTGATAGTGACAGTATTTGTAGTGCGTTAGTTGCAACAGAGCTTCTTAAAGCTCGTGGCGAGGAAGCGACACCAATTCGCCAAGGCGAGATCAACCGCGAAACTCAACACATTCTTGAAGTTGCTGGTGCAGAAATGCCAGAGCTTCGTACTTCTGTTGCTGGTGAGAAAATCTGGCTAGTAGACTACTCAGACCTAGCACAAGCACCAGATGATGTTACTGATGCAGAGATCGTAGGTATTGTCGATCACCACCGTCTAGGTGACGTGATGACAGTAAACCCAATGGAAGCTTGGATCTGGCCTGTTGGTTGTACAAACACTGTACTTTTCAACATGTTCAAGATTGAAGGTCACGCTATCTCTCAACAAATCGCTAAACTAATGATGTCTGCAATTCTTTCAGACACAGTTGGTTTCGCATCTCCAACATGTACTCAAAAAGACAAAGACGCAGTTGCTGAGCTTGCTGAAATTGCTGGCGTAACTGACGTTGATGCATTCATCAAAGCACTTCTAATCGCTAAGACAAACATCGAAGGCCTATCTGCTGCACAGCTAGTAGAAAAAGACCTTAAAGGTTACCCATTCAACGGTCGTGATGTTGTTGTTGGTCAAGTTGAACTTGCGACTCTTGAGCAAGTAGACGGCATGATCGAAGCTCTAGAAGCTGATCTTGAAGAGCGTTGTGAGAAAGACGGTCTAGCATTTGCTGCGGTAATGCTAACTGACATCACTACTGCACAAACTCGCCTTCTTTATAAAGGTGAGTGGGCTGAGAAATTGGTTAAGCACGAGAAAGACGGCGTATTGATGATGGAAAATACACTAAGCCGTAAGAAGCAAGGCTGGCCTTGGCTACAAGGTGAGCTTGTTTAA
- a CDS encoding ATPase, which produces MRANKVALTISMLFAISGCQSTPSEQTDVNQTTNNNNESTIEVRSFQSVQSVYSEWEAKLEDHAQLSLYAPENYNELLDAWDDAESIYADLLKDETRITKSYSIFSSLTYAEAFDEKIALIKSNYDSILVLKKKADRVLADSIVQMDYLKFLGADTLFTSSYKRLYSEYSELFEYVLVDELEDAQEAQVEFLNNARLLEVKVAHKKYIEPLKDELEFLEDEDFDDVAPLTFAKAASQIALAESQVKASPREKSIIEDAVHAAEFELNHVRSVVHEVKVLASVKGDKFEQSVLNAENQLLSISKVVNDEDYRDVGLRQQSQKIVASVKALKSSDMTGLLKSEIETLTEQLAKLESENQKQAQQLSEVTKHNELLGEQITKSDAHIKSLEELVNSLKSIDGKVANESDSDVMSPDVESKLGDATLEQSSEEVIEPAV; this is translated from the coding sequence TGAATCTACAATCGAGGTCCGTTCATTTCAGTCTGTCCAAAGCGTTTACTCCGAATGGGAGGCTAAGCTTGAAGACCACGCTCAATTGTCTCTCTATGCACCAGAGAATTACAATGAACTATTAGACGCATGGGATGATGCCGAAAGTATTTATGCGGACTTACTTAAAGACGAAACTCGAATAACCAAGAGTTATTCCATCTTTTCGAGCTTAACTTACGCTGAAGCCTTTGATGAAAAAATCGCGTTGATCAAGTCAAACTATGACTCGATCTTAGTGTTGAAGAAGAAAGCTGACCGAGTGCTCGCTGATTCGATTGTCCAAATGGATTACCTGAAGTTCCTTGGCGCAGATACTCTCTTTACCTCAAGCTACAAGCGTTTGTATTCAGAATACAGCGAGTTGTTCGAATATGTGCTAGTTGATGAGCTTGAAGATGCTCAAGAAGCACAGGTGGAATTTCTTAACAATGCTCGCTTGTTAGAAGTTAAAGTGGCGCATAAGAAATACATCGAACCTTTGAAGGACGAATTAGAGTTCTTGGAAGATGAAGATTTTGATGATGTTGCTCCGCTAACCTTTGCCAAGGCGGCATCTCAAATTGCGTTAGCCGAAAGCCAAGTGAAAGCCAGCCCTCGTGAAAAGTCGATCATTGAAGACGCGGTTCACGCTGCAGAGTTTGAATTGAACCACGTGCGTAGTGTCGTTCATGAAGTTAAAGTGCTGGCGAGCGTAAAAGGTGACAAGTTCGAACAGTCGGTTTTGAATGCAGAGAACCAGCTACTGAGTATTTCAAAAGTCGTCAATGATGAAGATTACCGTGATGTTGGGTTACGTCAGCAATCACAGAAGATTGTAGCGAGTGTTAAAGCGTTAAAAAGCTCAGATATGACAGGGCTATTAAAGTCTGAGATTGAAACTTTGACCGAGCAATTGGCTAAGCTAGAGTCTGAAAACCAAAAGCAAGCGCAGCAATTGTCTGAAGTAACCAAGCATAATGAGTTGCTGGGTGAGCAGATTACGAAGAGTGATGCTCATATAAAAAGTTTAGAAGAGTTAGTTAATAGTTTAAAAAGCATAGATGGCAAAGTGGCCAATGAAAGTGACTCTGATGTGATGTCCCCGGATGTTGAATCTAAACTAGGAGATGCAACCCTAGAACAATCATCAGAAGAAGTGATTGAACCTGCGGTTTAG
- a CDS encoding putative manganese transporter: MDRLISFLPSSSAAKTTQFSLSFKRLLLPISLAALVAAPATRELTVTTLSDAFWAVSCYVALTLAVYHWLSLYINKDNVFSKLVHQSRSNQVVFAALMGALPGCGGAIVVTTQFISGKLGFGAVVAVLVSTMGDAAFLLIASEPKTGLAMMAMGVIVGTASGRIINLFHADDFLRPKQAEKSEASNSCASQSQNKEAVSKKAINLQGYLWSVLIIPGAAVALLGSFQVDVNQLFALPDMSMEWVGAILLISSMFLWGLTREIKDYKSAVSEDEKCVGSHPLQKTAQDTNFVTAWVVVAFLFFEFGSVIANVDFATLFSSWGIMLPLAGVLMGLLPGCGPQLLVTSLYLSGALPLSAQVGNAISNDGDALFPAIAMAPKAAIVATLYSSVPALICAYGYWFMFEL, translated from the coding sequence ATGGATCGACTAATCTCTTTTTTGCCAAGCAGTAGCGCTGCGAAAACAACTCAGTTTTCATTGTCATTTAAGCGCCTGCTTTTACCTATCTCACTTGCAGCTTTAGTAGCCGCTCCTGCCACACGAGAATTAACGGTAACCACCTTGTCAGATGCCTTCTGGGCCGTGTCTTGTTATGTCGCTTTAACCTTAGCGGTCTACCACTGGCTGAGTCTTTACATTAATAAGGACAACGTATTCAGCAAACTTGTTCACCAGTCTCGTTCTAACCAAGTCGTATTTGCAGCCTTAATGGGGGCCCTACCAGGTTGTGGTGGTGCGATAGTGGTGACCACACAGTTCATCTCGGGCAAGCTCGGTTTCGGTGCTGTTGTTGCCGTATTGGTGTCCACTATGGGAGATGCGGCCTTTCTACTCATCGCCAGCGAACCAAAAACAGGCCTCGCTATGATGGCGATGGGTGTCATCGTCGGTACCGCGTCAGGCCGAATCATTAACCTATTCCACGCAGACGACTTTTTACGTCCGAAACAAGCAGAGAAAAGTGAAGCCAGCAACAGCTGCGCTTCCCAATCTCAAAACAAAGAAGCGGTTTCTAAAAAAGCGATCAATCTACAGGGTTATCTTTGGTCTGTATTGATTATTCCGGGTGCGGCGGTTGCCTTGCTTGGATCATTTCAAGTCGATGTTAATCAACTGTTCGCTTTACCTGACATGTCAATGGAATGGGTTGGTGCTATTTTGTTGATTAGCTCCATGTTTTTATGGGGTCTAACGCGAGAGATTAAAGACTATAAATCGGCCGTAAGTGAAGATGAGAAATGTGTAGGCTCTCACCCACTACAAAAAACCGCTCAGGATACGAATTTTGTTACGGCTTGGGTTGTGGTTGCTTTTCTGTTTTTTGAATTTGGTTCTGTGATAGCAAATGTCGATTTTGCGACGCTGTTCTCAAGCTGGGGAATCATGCTCCCCCTGGCTGGGGTCCTGATGGGTTTGCTACCGGGCTGTGGGCCGCAATTATTGGTCACTAGCTTATACCTTTCAGGCGCACTACCACTTTCGGCTCAGGTAGGTAACGCAATTTCAAATGATGGTGACGCACTATTCCCTGCCATTGCCATGGCACCGAAAGCAGCGATTGTTGCGACCTTGTATTCGAGTGTGCCCGCTTTGATTTGTGCATACGGTTATTGGTTCATGTTCGAACTGTAG
- a CDS encoding ABC transporter permease gives MQDVIDISWWQLLAFSSLLLLPITINHKLKLGLGKEASISIIRMVIQLFLVGLYLEYLFTLNSLWVNLLWLFAMIIIGASSIVEKSRLPRNLLLAPVAVSLAVTCVPIVLFICFFIIKPTPAFNAQYLIPIAGMLLGNSLSSNIVALQNLFGAFETQKSEYEAAIASGAAPSYAAAPFVRNAIQKAMSPIMASMATTGLVTLPGMMTGQILGGASPMIAIKYQLMIMLAIFVMMSCSLALALHLSLKTSLTKEGRVLAQIQPSK, from the coding sequence ATGCAAGACGTTATTGATATATCCTGGTGGCAGCTATTGGCATTCAGCTCACTTCTCTTACTGCCTATTACCATCAATCACAAGTTAAAGCTCGGTCTTGGCAAAGAAGCTTCTATCAGCATAATTCGTATGGTTATTCAGCTATTTCTAGTTGGACTTTACCTAGAGTACTTGTTCACCTTGAATAGTTTGTGGGTCAATTTACTGTGGTTATTTGCGATGATTATCATCGGCGCAAGCTCGATTGTTGAAAAATCTAGGCTGCCAAGAAACCTACTTTTGGCTCCTGTCGCCGTTAGTCTTGCGGTAACTTGTGTACCTATCGTCTTGTTTATCTGCTTTTTCATCATTAAACCGACACCAGCTTTTAACGCGCAGTACCTTATCCCAATCGCAGGGATGTTATTAGGTAATAGCTTAAGCAGCAATATAGTGGCATTACAGAACTTGTTTGGCGCTTTCGAAACACAGAAATCAGAATATGAGGCCGCAATCGCCTCAGGAGCAGCACCGAGTTACGCAGCCGCACCATTTGTACGTAATGCAATACAGAAAGCCATGTCACCGATTATGGCCTCTATGGCAACTACCGGCTTAGTCACGCTGCCAGGGATGATGACGGGACAGATCTTAGGTGGAGCTTCGCCGATGATCGCGATTAAGTACCAACTGATGATCATGTTAGCGATTTTCGTGATGATGAGCTGCTCTTTGGCTCTCGCATTACACCTATCTTTGAAGACATCTCTAACCAAAGAAGGACGAGTTCTCGCTCAAATACAGCCTTCAAAATAA
- a CDS encoding IS3 family transposase (programmed frameshift) has translation MKTTSRRTQRDYSLAFKLAVVSQVEKGEMTYKQAQERYGIQGRSTVLVWLRKHGQLDWSKGIEQSRALGATMSNSSSTQTPEQRIKELEQQLEETQLKAEFFEAVVKVMDRDFGVRISKKRKAELLRKKPVRKLTVTKACHFIGITRQAFYKRCVAEIHQTKKDESVLGFVKEQRMMHPRIGTRKIKYLLAQNDIEIGRDRLFSLLRMNRLLVQNRRAYHRTTNSNHRFYCHPNRIKEGLIPEGPEQLWVADITYLATRRGSTYLSLVTDAYSRKIVGYHISDDMKARTVKQAFLNALKERKNTGELVHHSDRGVQYCSVEYQELHRQYGVFCSMTDGYDCYQNALAERINGILKMEYLLNKPNDLDEAKKMVAESVKIYNEYRPHTALKYKTPDEIHRAF, from the exons ATGAAAACAACAAGTAGACGTACTCAACGAGATTATTCTCTTGCCTTTAAATTGGCAGTCGTAAGCCAAGTTGAAAAAGGCGAAATGACTTATAAGCAAGCTCAAGAACGTTATGGGATCCAAGGTCGCTCTACCGTTTTAGTTTGGCTTCGCAAACATGGTCAACTAGATTGGTCTAAAGGAATAGAACAATCGAGAGCGTTAGGAGCGACTATGTCAAACTCTTCCTCAACTCAAACCCCAGAGCAACGAATCAAAGAACTCGAGCAGCAATTAGAAGAAACTCAGCTCAAAGCTGAGTTCTTTGAAGCGGTTGTAAAAGTCATGGATCGAGATTTCGGAGTCCGAATCTCAAAGAAGCGCAAGGCCGAGTTATTAAGGAAAAAAC CGGTCAGAAAGTTGACCGTTACTAAAGCTTGTCACTTCATAGGTATTACAAGACAAGCTTTCTACAAACGCTGTGTTGCCGAAATTCATCAGACAAAGAAAGATGAATCTGTACTCGGTTTTGTGAAGGAGCAAAGGATGATGCACCCTCGTATAGGGACTCGTAAGATCAAGTATTTACTTGCTCAGAACGATATTGAAATCGGGCGAGACCGCTTATTCTCTCTGCTGAGAATGAATCGATTATTAGTACAGAATCGAAGGGCTTACCATCGAACCACAAACAGTAATCATCGCTTTTACTGCCATCCAAATCGAATCAAAGAAGGCTTAATACCGGAAGGACCAGAGCAATTATGGGTTGCCGATATTACTTATCTAGCAACGCGGCGTGGTAGTACGTATCTCAGTTTAGTGACGGACGCTTACTCAAGAAAAATCGTGGGCTATCACATAAGTGATGATATGAAAGCTCGCACGGTCAAGCAGGCCTTTTTAAACGCGTTGAAAGAGCGGAAGAATACAGGTGAGCTTGTCCATCACTCAGATCGAGGTGTTCAGTACTGCTCTGTTGAATACCAAGAGTTGCATCGACAGTATGGTGTATTTTGCTCAATGACTGATGGCTATGACTGTTATCAGAATGCGTTGGCAGAGAGGATCAACGGAATACTGAAGATGGAGTATCTGTTGAATAAACCTAATGATTTAGATGAAGCAAAGAAAATGGTCGCTGAATCAGTAAAAATCTATAATGAATATAGGCCTCACACGGCTCTAAAATACAAAACGCCCGATGAAATACATCGAGCGTTTTAG